From the Candidatus Methylomirabilota bacterium genome, one window contains:
- a CDS encoding TRAP transporter substrate-binding protein gives MRWRGPWLSLMVAVLSALVVSPTEAQEFKLRFGGSDPGRGLLDKTTLKFVELSEQKSSGRLKWEYFCCDQLGGDIAQIEQMMANSIQGYGDVLDWWANWVKEFAIFGWGFTFRDKDHMARFLESPTYRAMVDKLREQNGLRILAAAPTEPRVIFTKKPLAGLDTLRGMKMRVPEIKAYLMVWEALGTRPTRVTWGEVYLALKTGVVEGCEGPISAAYGAKMHEAAPNVTLSNHIMSSAHVTMNEKAYQSLPPDLRKVVEEAARESVAWARSEGDRVAEETLKKMEAEGAKLAKVDVRPFQERLREAVGKAEAEGLWPRGLWQKVQDIN, from the coding sequence ATGCGATGGCGTGGTCCGTGGCTCTCCCTGATGGTGGCCGTTCTCTCGGCACTGGTCGTCTCCCCGACGGAGGCGCAGGAGTTCAAGCTCCGCTTCGGTGGCTCCGACCCCGGCCGGGGCCTACTGGACAAGACCACGCTCAAGTTCGTGGAGCTCAGCGAGCAGAAGTCGAGCGGGCGGCTCAAATGGGAGTACTTCTGCTGCGACCAGCTCGGCGGGGACATCGCCCAGATCGAGCAGATGATGGCCAACTCGATCCAGGGCTACGGGGACGTCCTGGACTGGTGGGCCAACTGGGTCAAGGAGTTCGCCATCTTCGGCTGGGGCTTCACGTTCCGGGACAAGGATCACATGGCGCGGTTCCTCGAGAGCCCGACGTATCGGGCCATGGTGGACAAGCTCCGGGAGCAGAACGGCCTTCGCATCCTGGCGGCCGCGCCCACCGAGCCGCGGGTCATCTTCACGAAGAAGCCGCTGGCCGGGCTCGATACCCTGCGCGGCATGAAGATGCGGGTGCCGGAGATCAAGGCGTACCTCATGGTATGGGAGGCGCTCGGCACGCGGCCGACCCGCGTGACCTGGGGGGAGGTCTACCTGGCGCTGAAGACCGGCGTGGTGGAGGGGTGCGAAGGGCCGATCTCGGCCGCCTATGGTGCGAAGATGCATGAGGCGGCGCCCAACGTCACGCTATCGAACCACATCATGTCGAGCGCCCACGTCACCATGAACGAGAAGGCCTACCAGAGCCTGCCGCCCGATCTCAGGAAGGTGGTGGAGGAGGCCGCCCGCGAATCCGTGGCCTGGGCCCGGAGCGAGGGCGACCGGGTCGCCGAGGAGACGCTCAAGAAGATGGAGGCCGAGGGGGCCAAGCTTGCCAAAGTCGACGTCCGGCCCTTTCAGGAGCGACTGCGGGAGGCCGTCGGCAAGGCCGAGGCCGAGGGACTCTGGCCACGGGGGTTGTGGCAGAAGGTCCAGGACATCAACTAG
- a CDS encoding nitroreductase family protein produces MADTAVADPSVFDNVARYQAFMEVVRSRMTNRAFAPHAVPREHFEMILEAARHAPSGANAQPWHYIVVTDSTVKERLGACFVEEQQRRAKLRMGFPTPNYHGVKTAPGCIVVVADFRFVRAFPILDDGSELDRLYKQNAERILLQSVAASTMSAHLAAAALGYAVWWITAIGQEEIQRQIKPLLAVPDDLAIIDVMCFGPPLKPSYKRWKKPLHQIVSWDRFNPESYMTEAQIDDWIKTTRHKVMYRDESRID; encoded by the coding sequence ATGGCGGACACCGCCGTCGCCGACCCGAGCGTCTTCGACAACGTGGCCCGCTACCAGGCCTTCATGGAGGTGGTCCGGAGCCGGATGACCAACCGCGCCTTCGCTCCCCACGCGGTGCCGCGCGAGCACTTCGAGATGATCCTCGAGGCGGCCCGGCACGCGCCCTCGGGAGCGAATGCCCAGCCCTGGCACTACATCGTGGTGACCGACTCCACCGTCAAGGAGCGGCTGGGCGCCTGCTTCGTCGAGGAGCAGCAGCGGCGGGCCAAGCTCCGGATGGGCTTCCCCACACCCAACTACCACGGCGTGAAGACCGCGCCCGGGTGCATCGTCGTGGTGGCGGATTTCCGCTTCGTCCGCGCCTTCCCCATCCTCGACGATGGCTCGGAGCTGGACCGGCTCTACAAGCAGAACGCCGAGCGAATCCTGCTCCAGAGCGTGGCGGCCTCCACGATGTCGGCCCACCTGGCGGCGGCCGCGCTCGGATACGCCGTGTGGTGGATCACCGCCATCGGGCAGGAGGAGATCCAGCGGCAGATCAAGCCACTGCTGGCGGTCCCCGACGACCTGGCCATCATCGACGTCATGTGCTTCGGACCGCCCTTGAAGCCTTCCTACAAGCGGTGGAAGAAACCGCTCCACCAGATCGTGAGCTGGGACCGCTTCAACCCCGAGAGTTACATGACCGAGGCCCAGATCGACGACTGGATCAAGACGACGCGGCACAAGGTGATGTATCGCGACGAATCCCGCATCGACTAG
- a CDS encoding HD domain-containing protein, translating into MAIFTARTERAIAAAVEAHQGQIRKGDRQMPYIVHPVTVALILSRYTDDEDTIIAGLLHDVLEDTALSAETIEREFGAKVLGTVKDVTEPDLPGLSWDTRKARYLRNLERAPRGSLLVATADKIANLISMIAAHAWQGDSLWERFHAPPAQKLAFYRQVHDMVRAAWPACPMLHEFRNRLEEAERKLLRRP; encoded by the coding sequence ATGGCGATCTTCACGGCCAGGACGGAGCGGGCCATCGCGGCCGCCGTCGAGGCCCATCAGGGCCAGATCCGGAAGGGCGACCGCCAGATGCCGTACATCGTGCACCCGGTGACGGTGGCGCTGATCCTCTCCCGTTACACCGACGACGAGGACACGATCATCGCGGGTCTGCTCCACGACGTGCTGGAGGACACGGCCCTGTCGGCGGAGACCATCGAGCGCGAGTTCGGGGCCAAGGTTCTGGGCACGGTGAAGGACGTCACCGAGCCGGACCTGCCGGGCTTGTCGTGGGACACCCGGAAAGCCCGGTACCTGCGCAACCTCGAGCGCGCCCCCCGCGGGTCGCTCCTGGTCGCCACCGCCGACAAGATCGCCAACCTCATCTCGATGATCGCCGCCCACGCCTGGCAGGGTGACAGCCTCTGGGAGCGCTTCCACGCGCCACCGGCACAGAAGCTGGCCTTCTACCGGCAGGTCCACGACATGGTGCGGGCAGCGTGGCCCGCCTGCCCGATGCTCCACGAATTTCGGAACCGCCTCGAGGAAGCGGAGCGGAAGCTCCTGCGCCGGCCGTGA
- a CDS encoding Zn-dependent hydrolase — protein sequence MVRINRARLEAAFHEQARIGATAGGGLTRLALSDEDKVIRDRMVDWLEGAGCTVRVDRMGNMFGRRAGAPDRGALPPVVMGSHVDSVPTGGRFDGVLGVLCALEAIRALDDAATRTRHPIELAIFTNEEGARFQPAMLGSAVMAGKVSLEDAYNKRDRHGLRLVDELERIGYLGAEPCIPRPMRAYLELHIEQGPFLEEAGLSVGVVEGIVGIAWSRITFHGSQDHAGPTPMRTRRDALVAGAELVKAVRLIPLQIGHEMVGTVGWLDVHPNIVNAIPGKVVMTADLRAADDADLDRALADLEVAVRDAAAAEGVRLEYEPLMRVPRTRFAPEVVDAVEEAAKALGVGYRRMLSGAGHDAQHMATLCPTGMVFVPSIGGKSHCEDEATHFDDIEQGANVLLRAALALAGPA from the coding sequence ATGGTTCGGATCAACCGAGCCCGCCTGGAGGCGGCGTTTCACGAGCAGGCGCGCATCGGCGCCACCGCCGGCGGCGGCCTCACCCGGCTGGCCCTCTCCGACGAGGACAAGGTGATCCGCGACCGCATGGTGGACTGGCTCGAGGGCGCCGGGTGTACGGTCCGCGTCGACCGGATGGGGAACATGTTCGGGCGGCGGGCGGGAGCGCCGGACCGCGGCGCCCTCCCGCCCGTGGTCATGGGCTCCCACGTCGACTCGGTCCCGACCGGCGGCCGCTTCGACGGGGTACTGGGCGTCCTCTGCGCGCTGGAAGCGATCCGGGCCCTCGACGACGCCGCGACACGCACGCGCCATCCGATCGAGCTGGCCATCTTCACGAACGAGGAGGGGGCGCGCTTCCAGCCCGCCATGCTCGGCTCGGCGGTCATGGCCGGCAAGGTCTCCCTGGAAGACGCCTACAACAAACGCGACCGCCATGGCCTCCGGCTGGTGGACGAGCTGGAACGGATCGGCTACCTCGGTGCCGAGCCCTGCATCCCCCGCCCCATGCGCGCCTACCTCGAGCTCCACATCGAGCAGGGCCCCTTTCTCGAAGAGGCCGGCCTGTCGGTCGGAGTCGTCGAGGGCATCGTCGGGATCGCCTGGTCCCGAATTACGTTCCACGGCTCCCAGGATCACGCCGGGCCGACCCCGATGCGGACGCGGCGCGACGCCCTGGTCGCCGGCGCCGAGCTCGTGAAGGCCGTGCGGCTCATTCCGCTTCAGATCGGCCACGAGATGGTGGGCACGGTGGGCTGGCTCGACGTCCATCCGAACATCGTCAACGCGATCCCCGGCAAGGTCGTGATGACCGCCGACCTGCGGGCGGCGGACGACGCCGACCTCGACCGCGCGCTCGCCGACCTGGAGGTGGCCGTGCGGGACGCCGCCGCCGCCGAAGGCGTGAGACTGGAGTACGAGCCGCTCATGCGGGTTCCGCGGACCCGCTTCGCGCCCGAAGTGGTCGACGCCGTCGAGGAAGCGGCCAAGGCCCTGGGGGTCGGCTACCGGCGCATGCTCTCAGGAGCCGGCCACGACGCGCAGCACATGGCCACCCTCTGCCCGACCGGCATGGTCTTCGTTCCCTCGATCGGCGGCAAGAGCCATTGCGAGGACGAGGCCACCCACTTCGACGACATCGAGCAGGGCGCCAATGTGCTCCTCCGGGCCGCGCTCGCGCTGGCCGGCCCTGCGTGA